GGTTGAAGTCGTTGGCATACAGCGAACCCAGGTAGATCTGCAGGGTGTCGAAGATGTCGCTGACCGCCACGCCGTGGGTCTTGGCTTTTTCCCGGTCGATAGCCGCATCGACCTGCGGCACGTTCACGGTGTAACTGGTGAACAGCGCGGCCAGTTCCGGCACGTTATGGCTCTTGTTGATGATGTTCATGGTTTCTTTGTACAGCTCGTCGTAGCCCAGGTTGCCCCGATCCTCGATCTGCAGACGGAAACCACCAATGGTGCCCAGGCCTTGTACCGGCGGCGGCGGGAAGATCGCCATGTAGGCTTCTTCGATGCCGGCGAATTTGCCGTTCAAAGCTCCGGCAATCGCACCGGCCGACATGCTGGCGTCTTTACGTTCGTCGAATGGCTTGAGTGTCACAAACACGATGCCGGCGTTCGGACTGTTGGTGAAACCGTTGATCGACAGGCCTGGGAAAGCCACCGCACTTTCCACACCCGGCTGCTTCAGCGCGAGGTCGGACATGCGTTTGATCACGCTTTCGGTACGGTCAAGGCTCGAGGCGTCCGGCAACTGCGCGAAAGCCACCAGGTATTGCTTGTCCTGGCCAGGTACAAAACCGGTCGGCGTGTTGGCGAAACCGAAGAAGGTCAGCACCATCAGCCCGGCATAAACGATCAGGGCGATACCGCTGCTGCGGATGACCCGAGCAACCGTGCCGACATAACCATGACTGGCCTTTTCGAAGAAGCGGTTGAACGGACGGAACAACCAGCCACCGAAGAGCTTGTCCAGCACCTTGGAGAAACGGTCTTTCGGCGCGTCGTGGCTTTTCAGCAACACAGCGGCCAGCGCTGGCGACAGGGTCAGCGAGTTGAACGCCGAGATCACCGTCGAAATCGCAATGGTCAACGCAAACTGTTTATAGAACTGACCGGTCAACCCGGAAATGAACGCCGCCGGGATAAACACCGCACACAGCACCAGTGCCGTGGCGACAATCGGGCCGGTTACTTCACGCATCGCCCGTTTGGTCGCTTCGACCGGGGTGAGTCCGAGTTCGATGTTTCGCTCGACGTTCTCCACTACCACGATGGCGTCGTCGACCACGATACCGATGGCCAGCACTAATCCGAACAATGACAGGGCGTTCAGCGAGAAGCCGAACAGGTGCATCACCGCAAATGTACCGATCAACGAAACCGGGACCGCCACCAATGGAATGATCGAGGCGCGCCAGGTTTGCAGGAACAGGATGACGACCAGAACCACCAGAATCAGTGCTTCGAACAGCGTGTGAACCACTGCCTCGATGGAGCCGCGCACGAAGATCGTCGGGTCATAGACGATGCTGAAGTCCATGCCTTGCGGGAAGTTCTTCTTCAGCTCGGCCATTTTCTCCCGCACGTCGTTGGAGATCTGGATCGCGTTGGAGCCCGGCCGCTGGAAGATCGGGATCGCCACCGCCGGTTGGTTGTTCAGCAACGAACGCAGGGCGTATTGGCTGGAGCCGAGTTCGACCCGTGCAATGTCTTTCAGGCGAGTGATTTCACCGTCGTCGCCGGAGCGAATAATGATGTTTTCAAACTCTTCCTCGGAGACCAGACGCCCCTGAGTGTTGACCGACAATTGGAAACTGGTGGCGTTTGGCGCAGGAGGCGCGCCCAGGGCACCGGCAGCAACCTGACGGTTCTGCTCACGAATCGCGGTCACCACATCGGTCGCGGTCAGGTTACGCGAGGCGGTTTTGTTCGGATCGAGCCAGACCCGCAGCGAGTAATCGCCCATGCCGAACAACTGCACATCACCGACACCGCCGAGACGCGCCAACTCATCCTTGATGTTCAGCAAGGCATAGTTGGACAGGTAGAGCATGTCGTAGCGCTGATCCGGCGAGGTCAAGTGGACCACCATGGTCAGGTCCGGAGAGGCCTTGTCCACGGTGATACCGATGCGCGTCACTT
The window above is part of the Pseudomonas prosekii genome. Proteins encoded here:
- a CDS encoding efflux RND transporter permease subunit → MNFSQFFISRPIFAAVLSLLILIAGAISLFQLPISEYPEVVPPTVVVRANFPGANPKVIGETVAAPLEQAITGVENMLYMSSQSTADGKITLTITFALGTDLDNAQVQVQNRVTRTEPKLPEEVTRIGITVDKASPDLTMVVHLTSPDQRYDMLYLSNYALLNIKDELARLGGVGDVQLFGMGDYSLRVWLDPNKTASRNLTATDVVTAIREQNRQVAAGALGAPPAPNATSFQLSVNTQGRLVSEEEFENIIIRSGDDGEITRLKDIARVELGSSQYALRSLLNNQPAVAIPIFQRPGSNAIQISNDVREKMAELKKNFPQGMDFSIVYDPTIFVRGSIEAVVHTLFEALILVVLVVILFLQTWRASIIPLVAVPVSLIGTFAVMHLFGFSLNALSLFGLVLAIGIVVDDAIVVVENVERNIELGLTPVEATKRAMREVTGPIVATALVLCAVFIPAAFISGLTGQFYKQFALTIAISTVISAFNSLTLSPALAAVLLKSHDAPKDRFSKVLDKLFGGWLFRPFNRFFEKASHGYVGTVARVIRSSGIALIVYAGLMVLTFFGFANTPTGFVPGQDKQYLVAFAQLPDASSLDRTESVIKRMSDLALKQPGVESAVAFPGLSINGFTNSPNAGIVFVTLKPFDERKDASMSAGAIAGALNGKFAGIEEAYMAIFPPPPVQGLGTIGGFRLQIEDRGNLGYDELYKETMNIINKSHNVPELAALFTSYTVNVPQVDAAIDREKAKTHGVAVSDIFDTLQIYLGSLYANDFNRFGRTYQVNVQAEQQFRLEPDQIGQLKVRNNKGEMIPLATFIKVSDTSGPDRVMHYNGFITAEINGAAAPGYSSGQAEKAIEKLLKEELPNGMTYEWTDLTYQQILSGNTALFVFPLCVLLAFLVLAAQYESWSLPLAVILIVPMTLLSAIVGVIASGGDNNIFTQIGLIVLVGLACKNAILIVEFAKDKQEEGLGPLAAVLEACRLRLRPILMTSFAFIMGVVPLVLSSGAGAEMRHAMGVAVFSGMLGVTFFGLLLTPVFYVLIRNFVERSEARKAAKALTLEKPLESHQ